One Triticum dicoccoides isolate Atlit2015 ecotype Zavitan chromosome 5B, WEW_v2.0, whole genome shotgun sequence genomic window carries:
- the LOC119309477 gene encoding protein TIFY 10c-like has protein sequence MEGAGSGGKMGGGEGMAGRAGAGAAWAAKEKTGFAATCSLLSRYMKEKKGGALQGLVGLDMSPPAAVVDEGGAFQPPTTMNLLSGLEEPNAADVELPLEKSSVGQFLKATTDNQDAREDAHQLTIFYGGKVVVVDNFPSTKVKDLLQMADGAGDKAGSSSLVQQSPPQPSQNTLPDLPIARRNSLHRFLEKRKGRIVAKAPYQINSASAAPSKQANGDNSWLGLGQEVTN, from the exons ATGGAAGGGGCGGGGAGCGGCGGGAAGATGGGAGGAGGAGAGGGGATGGCCGGCCGTGCCGGTGCCGGTGCTGCGTGGGCGGCCAAGGAGAAGACCGGCTTCGCCGCCACCTGCAGCCTCCTGAGCCGCTACATGAAGGAGAAGAAGGGCGGCGCACTGCAGGGCCTCGTCGGCCTCGACATGTCGCCGCCGGCTGCCGTCGTCGATGAAGGAG GAGCTTTCCAGCCGCCCACCACCATGAACCTGCTTTCGGGGCTAGAGGAGCCAAACGCCGCGGACGTGGAGCTCCCCCTCGAGAAATCTAGTGTTGGCCAGTTTCTCAAGGCCACAACTGACAACCAAGATGCCAGAGAGGATGCGCACCAGCTCACCATCTTCTACGGTGGAAAAGTGGTCGTGGTTGACAACTTCCCGTCCACCAAGGTCAAGGATTTGCTGCAGATGGCCGACGGCGCCGGAGACAAGGCCGGGAGCAGCAGCCTCGTTCAGCAGAGCCCTCCCCAGCCTTCACAGAACACTCTCCCTG ATCTGCCAATAGCGAGGAGGAACTCACTCCATAGGTTTCTCGAGAAAAGAAAGGGCAG GATAGTGGCGAAGGCGCCTTACCAAATTAACAGCGCATCGGCGGCTCCGTCCAAGCAAGCTAACGGTGACAACTCCTGGCTCGGGCTAGGCCAAGAA